A genomic window from Gossypium hirsutum isolate 1008001.06 chromosome D10, Gossypium_hirsutum_v2.1, whole genome shotgun sequence includes:
- the LOC121222079 gene encoding uncharacterized protein, which produces MDDHEDPWLSVVVSIALWRGAFLRKMMPSSPLSSSPSPSPWVANQSFNRSWAQQNEESYQLQLVLALRVSSLAASVADSNFLDSNSDANTNRVVPTLQGMGIGTIIVKRIVRMLTSRDIYDIAALCSRKERLFFKACGFRDDILGSTTLMYSRTISSTCFEDERMVKQAGRKLLLVPSLQLPLASFKITKPQS; this is translated from the exons ATGGATGATCATGAAGATCCATGGCTTAGTGTAGTGGTTTCCATTGCACTTTGGAGGGGTGCTTTCCTAAG GAAAATGATGCCTTCTTCTCCCCTTTcctcttccccttccccttccccttgggTTGCAAATCAATCCTTCAATAGAAGCTGGGCTCAGCAGAACGAAGAGAGTTACCAATTGCAGTTGGTGCTGGCTTTGCGAGTTTCTTCGCTGGCTGCTTCTGTTGCTGATTCCAACTTCTTAGATTCCAATTCTGATGCTAACACCAACAGA GTCGTTCCTACTTTACAAGGTATGGGAATTGGGACAATAATAGTTAAAAGGATTGTAAG AATGCTCACAAGTAGAGATATTTATGACATAGCTGCTCTTTGTTCTAGAAAGGAGAG GTTATTCTTCAAAGCATGTGGATTCAGAGATGATATCTTGGGCTCTACTACGCTGATGTATAGTAGGACAATTTCAAGTACTTGTTTTGAAGATGAGCGGATGGTTAAACAAGCTGGTCGAAAACTGTTGTTAGTTCCATCACTCCAATTGCCGTTAGCATCTTTCAAGATAACTAAACCACAAAGTTAA